The Rattus rattus isolate New Zealand chromosome 1, Rrattus_CSIRO_v1, whole genome shotgun sequence genome includes a region encoding these proteins:
- the Tspo gene encoding translocator protein codes for MSQSWVPAVGLTLVPSLGGFMGAYFVRGEGLRWYASLQKPSWHPPRWTLAPIWGTLYSAMGYGSYIIWKELGGFTEEAMVPLGLYTGQLALNWAWPPIFFGARQMGWALVDLMLVSGVATATTLAWHRVSPPAARLLYPYLAWLAFATMLNYYVWRDNSGRRGGSRLTE; via the exons ATGTCTCAATCCTGGGTACCCGCCGTGGGCCTCACTCTGGTGCCCAGCCTGGGGGGCTTCATGGGAGCCTACTTTGTGCGTGGTGAGGGCCTCCGCTGGTATGCTAGCTTGCAGAAACCCTCCTGGCATCCGCCTCGCTGGACACTGGCTCCCATCTGGGGCACACTGTATTCGGCCATGGG GTATGGCTCCTACATAATCTGGAAAGAGCTGGGAGGTTTCACAGAGGAGGCTATGGTTCCCTTGGGTCTCTACACTGGTCAGCTGGCTCTGAACTGGGCGTGGCCCCCCATCTTCTTTGGTGCCCGGCAGATGGGCTGG GCTTTGGTGGACCTCATGCTTGTCAGTGGGGTGGCAACCGCCACGACCCTGGCTTGGCACCGAGTGAGCCCACCGGCTGCCCGCTTGCTGTATCCTTACCTGGCCTGGCTGGCCTTTGCCACCATGCTCAACTACTATGTATGGCGTGATAACTCTGGTCGGCGAGGGGGCTCCCGGCTCACAGAGTGA